A genomic segment from Ignavibacteriales bacterium encodes:
- a CDS encoding alpha/beta fold hydrolase, with protein MKKSLYLISMFSMLLLVGCSGGYLYWDKPALEFSDIDYGYQIKTVLNNPKISYIDQGNGDKTIILVHGLASNAGFWRYNIPELAKYYRVIAVDLPGYGKSEKGDYSYSMSFYADQIKNLIDELKLKMLFMLVILWVGKLELNLR; from the coding sequence ATGAAAAAATCTTTGTATCTAATCAGTATGTTCAGTATGCTTTTATTAGTAGGATGCTCAGGTGGATATCTTTATTGGGATAAACCAGCGTTAGAGTTTTCTGATATTGATTACGGTTATCAAATAAAAACTGTATTAAATAATCCTAAAATATCTTACATCGATCAAGGCAATGGAGATAAAACTATTATACTTGTTCATGGACTTGCCAGTAATGCAGGATTTTGGAGATATAACATTCCTGAACTTGCAAAATACTATAGAGTAATTGCTGTAGATCTTCCAGGTTACGGAAAATCAGAAAAGGGAGATTATTCTTATTCAATGTCATTCTATGCAGATCAAATTAAAAATCTCATTGATGAGTTAAAACTTAAAATGTTGTTTATGTTGGTCATTCTATGGGTGGGCAAATTGGAATTAAACTTGCGATAA
- a CDS encoding alpha/beta hydrolase: MGGQIGIKLAIKYPTLLSKLILASPAGFEEFQRGEGDWLRSVMTIKGVKSTTEEGIRRNLSMNFYSWGDKWEWMVEERVRMRKASDFDEFCYTVVRCVNGMLDEPTFDKLSLIKTPTLVIYGKYDGLIPNPYLNPGFTSDVFEKGAEDIKDVKLVELDEAGHMIQIEKPDEFNKTVLDFLK, translated from the coding sequence ATGGGTGGGCAAATTGGAATTAAACTTGCGATAAAATATCCAACTTTACTTAGTAAATTAATTCTTGCATCACCTGCTGGGTTTGAAGAATTCCAGAGAGGCGAAGGTGATTGGTTAAGAAGTGTAATGACAATTAAAGGTGTAAAATCCACAACCGAAGAAGGAATTAGAAGAAATTTATCTATGAATTTCTACAGTTGGGGTGACAAATGGGAGTGGATGGTAGAGGAAAGAGTTCGAATGAGAAAAGCATCGGATTTTGATGAGTTCTGCTACACCGTTGTACGTTGTGTAAATGGAATGCTAGATGAACCAACATTCGATAAACTTAGTTTAATCAAGACTCCAACATTGGTGATTTATGGAAAGTATGATGGATTGATTCCTAATCCATATTTAAATCCCGGTTTTACATCTGATGTTTTTGAAAAAGGTGCTGAAGATATCAAAGACGTTAAACTTGTTGAGTTAGATGAAGCAGGTCATATGATACAAATCGAAAAACCTGATGAATTTAACAAGACAGTTTTAGATTTTCTGAAATAG